The genomic DNA GTGGACCTGCTGGATGTGCTGGACCTGCAGGCGGGATTATGGGAAGCCCAAGGCGGGGCTGCTGCGGGGAGTGGAGGGGTCGTTGAACAGAGGCTGCCCATTTGGGCGGAGGGCCTGGTCTTTTTTTATTGCTACGCCCTCCTGCTGCTGTTGCCCTGTGTGGCTCTCACAGAGCTGGGGGCCACTGGCCTGCCAGGACAGAGGGGTCCCCGTAAGGAGGCTCTGTACCCTTGGCTTAGCTTGGTCACTATCAATATCTTCACCCTGGCCCTGAGGGGCACAGGCATGCTGTGGTACAGGGACCCCCGTGTGTCCACTGTGTTCCTGGGGAAGAACCTACTGGCTCTGGCTGTGAAGCTGAGCTCAGCCTGGGAAAGACACAAGCAGGAGCGCGGTGCTACAGGAGCTGGGACTGTGGCTGGAGCAGAACCAGGAGACTCGACCCTGCCAAGCCAGAGCTCAGAGCAGGGAGAGGGCCAGGACCAGGGGAAAGCTCCTCCCTCTCATTATCACGCACTGTCTCGCTCCCAAAGCCACACACTCTCCCACGTCAGCATGGAGCCCACGGAGACGCCCTTAGGACCCTCTTTCATTTCCCATGAACTTTAGAGAGTCACTCTGAACAAAAGCATGTGATCACACATCCACACTTAAAAGTCGGACCAGCAGAGCCAGTATCACATCCAAACAGATAACTTGTATTGCGTTTCAGTACAACAGTGATAGGTCTAATGCAGAGCTGTGGAAATGCATTTGGCAAGCTTGGCTTTCTGCACATTTTGTTGTGCTAATAATAACTCAAAATACATTGCTGGGATTTGTGGGAGTGTATTTTTTAAAGTGATCACTGTGAACACATCTATCAGCCTGTAAACAATAATCCAGAAATGTATGTTGAAGTCTAGTAGTGCTTATTCCTTTCTTTAATCTGGGCACAGCTGTccaaactgccacagatttgtTGAATGTGTTGCATTCATAACCCTGTTTAAattattgtattgttttactgcaTTACTCCATTTACAGTATCTCATATTGGTTTACTTGTTAATTTTTGAGTTCAGGTCACGTGGCTTGTTGGAAAATGGAGATCAACACTTTTCTTCCATTAGATGCCAAAATACAGACTCTGACCTTTAGTGTACTTCTTTCTCTGTCACTTTACAGGGACCTTTCACAGAGAAAGGTTTAATACAGAGGAGTGATGATTTATTTCCCCCTTTCCACAGAGCCATGATTCAAGTCCTATTTGAATAGATTTGAAAGGCATGAAGAGGTAAAACTatccagtttttcaaaataaaaagtaaagatgagagaagaaaattaaatacaaaatgtgtAGCAGATCTTTTATCCTCATATCCTATCTTTTTTTATGCTCTCAtgacatccaagatttatcttAAACATCAGCTGGAAATGATTTTAGAGATGCATACTGAACCGTCACATTTATTTTAGAACCACTTTTGCTGTAAATGTTAAAACCCTCCTGCAGCAATTCTACCACAACAAAAATGTGCATAACTCAAGATGCCAACTATTTAT from Perca fluviatilis chromosome 10, GENO_Pfluv_1.0, whole genome shotgun sequence includes the following:
- the tmem265 gene encoding transmembrane protein 121 isoform X2, whose translation is MVPTPQVCVSTLVTVSTMAVVDLYLLEQSMLGARGLPGPSVWQCAAVLLGDVGFLLALRFVSAGVVSEARSPRRGFANALWFLFLSLLQLKLFFVCHNYRQERRPPDPLARKTLTLLLSICLPSLFLILTGADHMTPQRRKQEVRGRLLWVVVDLLDVLDLQAGLWEAQGGAAAGSGGVVEQRLPIWAEGLVFFYCYALLLLLPCVALTELGATGLPGQRGPRKEALYPWLSLVTINIFTLALRGTGMLWYRDPRVSTVFLGKNLLALAVKLSSAWERHKQERGATGAGTVAGAEPGDSTLPSQSSEQGEGQDQGKAPPSHYHALSRSQSHTLSHVSMEPTETPLGPSFISHEL
- the tmem265 gene encoding transmembrane protein 121 isoform X1; translation: MNMGMVPTPQVCVSTLVTVSTMAVVDLYLLEQSMLGARGLPGPSVWQCAAVLLGDVGFLLALRFVSAGVVSEARSPRRGFANALWFLFLSLLQLKLFFVCHNYRQERRPPDPLARKTLTLLLSICLPSLFLILTGADHMTPQRRKQEVRGRLLWVVVDLLDVLDLQAGLWEAQGGAAAGSGGVVEQRLPIWAEGLVFFYCYALLLLLPCVALTELGATGLPGQRGPRKEALYPWLSLVTINIFTLALRGTGMLWYRDPRVSTVFLGKNLLALAVKLSSAWERHKQERGATGAGTVAGAEPGDSTLPSQSSEQGEGQDQGKAPPSHYHALSRSQSHTLSHVSMEPTETPLGPSFISHEL